The nucleotide sequence ATCACCGTCAAGCCCAATGCAGACAGCAAGCTGACCATCGTCGCTAACAGCCTGCATCAGGGCAATACGCAAGATCCCCTGGGCGTCACCTGGGCCACGTTTGCCGCCAACCCGCGCGCAGGCGAAACCGACACCACCGATACGCAAAACCCGAAGCGCACCTTTGCCGAGCGCTACAACACGCGCAAAAGCATCGACCACCAGCAAATCGGCGCCACCTATGAACAGGCGTTCGGCGATGATCGCCTGCATGTGACCGTGTATGGCGGCAACCGTGACGTGATTCAATATCAGGCCTTCAACAAGGGCTTCCAGGCGCCCCCCAAGCATTCCGGCGGCGTGGTTGACTTCCAGCGCCAGTTCTATGGCATCGATACGAACTGGCTGCACGTGAACCAGCTGGCAGGCGGCAAGCTGAGCACCACCATCGGCATCGATTACGGCCGCTCCAGCGATGACCGCACCGGCTATGAGAATTACATTGGCAATGGCTTTGGCGTAAAAGGCAAGCTGCGCCGCGACGAGCAGGATGTCGTCTCCAGCCTCGATCCGTATATCCAGGCGGAATGGCAAAGCGGCCCATGGCTGCTCAGCGCAGGTGTGCGCTACAGCAAGATGAAAGTGGCGGTCAACGACCACTTTCTCAGCAATGGCGACGACAGCGGCAGCCTGGAGTTCAGCCACACGACACCGGTGCTGGGTCTGCTGTATAAGCTGACGCCCAGCGTCAACGTCTACGCCAGCGCCGCACGCGGCTTCGAGGCGCCCACCCTGAACGAACTGTTTTACTCGGGCACGGGCGGCGGCTTCAATTACCAGCTGAAACCGGCCACCAGCACCAACCTGGAAGCGGGCATCAAAGCCAGGATCAATAGCAACACGCATGTGAATGCAGCCTTATTCCAGATCAAGACCAGCGACGAACTGGTGGTCGATCAATCGAGCGGCGGGCGCACCAGCTACCGCAATGGGGGCAAGACCTTGCGCCAGGGTATGGAAGTGTCGCTGGACTCCAGCCTGCCGTATGGCTTCACGACAAAAGTGGCGCTGACCAGCCTGCACGCCGTGTATGACCAGGCCTTCGGCAGCGTGCGCGAAGGCAGCCGCTTGCCGGGCGTACCCAGCGCCAACCTGTTCGCGGAACTGGCCTGGAAAGACACGCTGGACCGTTTTGGCGCGGCACTGGAAAGCGTGGCCAGCAACCAGATCTACGCGGAAGACAGCAACAGCGAAAAACCGGCGCCAGGCTACACGGTGTTCAATGCCAGGGTCAACGCCAAGCAAAACGCGGGCAAATGGCGCTTCAAGGAATTTGCCCGCCTGAACAATCTTTTCGACAAGACCTATGTGGGTTCCGTCATCGTTGGCGACAGCAACAAACGCTACTATGAAGCGGCGCCGGGCCGTAACTGGCTGCTGGGCGCCAGCGCGCAATATTCGTTCTAAGAAAAAAGCCCGCGCATCTTCCAATGCGCGGGCTTCTTGGCATATCAACATAGCCTGCTACGGCCGTGCTTCCTTGACGCCATATTTCTCAAAGATGGCTTTCAATTCGCCGCTGGCCGCCATCTCGTTCATGGCCGCCTGCAGCAACTTGGCCACGTCGAGCTGCTGACGGCTGACGGCCAGACCCACGGCCCAGCCGGCACGCGGCAAGCGGGCGAACGCCACTTCGCTCAAGGGGAAAGCGGAATCGCTTTTCAGCACCGACTCGATTTCCGAACGATTCGCCAGCACGGCGTCGAGCTGGCCCGCCTGCAATTGCTGCAAGGCTTCGGCAGCCGTGTCGAAGATACGCACGTCGTCGCGGTACTTGCCATTGTCTTCACCCAGCATCAGCATGGCGGCGATCGATACCTTTTCCACGCCGATACGCTTGCCGGCCAGCGAAGCGATGCCATCGAATTGCGGCACGGCTTGCGCGCTGCGCGCCAGACGCACGGTTTCCACGTAATACGGGGCGAAAATCTCGACCTTGTCGTTATCCGCCATCAACTTCTTGTCGACCGGGACATGCAACATGACATCGGCAGGACCATAGCCGAGGTAGTGGCCCTTCCACACCATATTGCGCAAATCGTCATTCAGGTTTTCACCGGCGGGAAAGGGCAGCAAGCTCAGTTTCAAACCCAGCTTTTTGGCCAGCGCTTCGGCAATGTCGATATCGATGCCCGCGCCCTTGTCGGAAAACGGCGCGAACTCGTTGTACACCGCCACTTTCAGGCTGCCCGACTGCTGCACTTTCTGCCAGTCGGCGCGCGCTGGCGCGGCTGCGCACAGCGCCAGGCAGGCGAGCGAGAGCATCGCGCGCGCGCCACGGAATTGAAATGAACGCATGGGACTCCTTGGTGATCAATCGGCTCAGTTAGAATCGCGGCGGGTTTCCAGGTAGGTTTTGATGGCCCACATGGCTTCCTGGTTGAAGACACCTTCAAACGGCGGCATGTACACGGCGCCATTGCGTACTTTACCGTGGCGGATGGTCGCCAGGAAATAATTGTCCGTTTCCTTGTAGCATGCCTGTTTCTTTGTCTCATTCTTGATACCAAAGCAATCGCGATCGAGCTGGCGCAAGTCCGGCGCGATGCCGCCCGAGATGGCTTCGATGCCGTGGCAGCGGGCGCAATTCTGGTTGTAGGCGGAGGTGCCCACCGTCAGGGCCAGCTTGTTGCCACGATACGGGTTTTGTTCGAGCCACTTGTCGCCCACCTTGGGCAAGCCCGTGGTGTCGACGCCTTGCGGCGTGACATTGCCGTGCGCATAGGCATGCGGCAAGGTCAGCAGGGAAGTGAGTGCGACGGCACCGGCGGCTGCCACGCCGAGCAGGGTACGGATGGAATAGGTCATGCTGGTCTCCTTGGTTTTTTTAGTGAATATCCAAGAAGAGCAAATGCCATGCCATGCCTACATGCCCCACATCCGGTCGCCCATGTATCAATTTGGAACAGCTGCAACAGGTAGTTGTGTCACCGCGCGCGTCAGACGGAGGCCACCGTGCAGATGCTGGCCCGCTCCTGCTGCTCGAAAGTGATACGCACAGGCAAAAACCGGGAAATCACCTCCGCATTCGTCAGCGCATGCTGCGAGACCTTGCTACAAGTGAAGGTGCCACCACCGGCCAGCGCCATGGGCAGCAAGAGCTGGTCGGCCAGGTGCTCGCCGACGGCCGCATCCGTCTTCAGATAGGCGCGCACCTCGTTCAGCAGGCGCTTGGCCACAGATTCCGCCAGCAAGTACTTTTCGCCAAAAGAAGTAAACACTTCCGTGACATGCTCATGCTCGAGCGTCAGCAACAAGACATTGCCCGGCCCCTGCTCCGCGGGCAAGCCGACGATACGCAGCTGCTTGCCGCTCCAGCCCATGCCGCTGGCGACACGCTCCAACTCGCGCTGCGCCACGTTCACATGCACGCCCGCCAACACGCTTTCCGCATACCCTGCTTTCCGTTCACCGCGCTGCAGCAATGCGATAGGCCGCAAGCGCGGACACGGTTGTACGGTGGCAATCACTTCGCCGCCCCCTGCGGGATGAAAGCCGTAGCGTTGCAGCGCGATCTCCACCTCGGCACCCATCTGCTGCAGGATGGGGCAATACGCGCGCTGCAGGAAATGCACGGGCGGCGCCATGGGATTGTGCGTGCCGCCACTGATGCGCACGGTGGACGGCCCATCCGCATGCAGCAAGGCCGGCAACAGGGTTTGCAGCACCAGGGTGCAACTGCCGGCGCTGCCGATGGCAAAGCGGTAATCGCCACCGCGTATGGGGCCAGGCATGAATTCCAGGCTAGCTGCGCGCAACGCCAGCGGCGTCGTGCGCGCCCCGCAAATGGCGGCCGCCGCCTGCACGGCCAGCAAGTGCTGGCGCAGCAAGCCGGGCTTTTCCCGCCCCGCGCGGATATTCGTCAAGCGGAATGGCCGGCCCGTGATCATGGACAGGCTCAGCGCCGAGCGCAAAATCTGTCCGCCGCCTTCGCCTTGCGCTCCATCAATTTCTATCATTGCTTCTTTCTCTCTGTTAACCTTTGACACAGACGACCTGCTTCAAGATATGCACCACATCGACCAGCTCGCGCTGCGCCAGCATCACCGCGTCGATATCCTTGTAGGCCATCGGGATTTCATCGATCACGTTTTCATCCTTGCGGCATTCCACGCCCTCGGTGGCGCGGATCTGGTCCGCCAGATTGAAGCGCCGCTTCGCTTCCGTGCGGCTCATCGTGCGTCCCGCACCGTGGCTGCAGCTATGAAAGCTCTCCGCATTTCCTTTACCGCGCACGATAAAGCTCTTCGCCCCCATGGAGCCGGGAATGATCCCCAGTTCGCCGGCCCGGGCCGAGACGGCGCCCTTGCGCGTGACCAGTACATCCTTGCCGAAGTGGTGCTCCTTCTGCACATAGTTATGGTGGCAGTTGACGGCTTCCACATGCGTCTGGAACGGCTTATGGATGACCGTGCGCACGGCCGCGATCAGGTTCTGCATCATCACTTCGCGGTTGTTGCGGGCAAAACGCTGGGCCCAGCCCACCGCCTCCACATAATCGTCGTAATGCTGCGTTCCCTCGGCCAAATAAGCCAGGTCCTGGTCGGGCAGGTTGATGAAGTGAGTACGCATATCCTGCTTGGCCAATTCGATGAAATGGGTGCCGATGGCATTGCCCACGCCACGCGAGCCGGAATGGAGCATGAACCACACCGAGCCCTGCTCGTCGAGGCAGACTTCGACGAAGTGGTTACCGCTGCCCAAAGTTCCCAGGTGGCGGTAGTTATTCGTGTTCTTCAGCTTGGGCGTTTTCAGGCAAATGGCATCGAATTCATCCTTCAGTTGCAGCCAGGCCGCATCGACCACCGAAGGCGGCGTATGCCAGGAACCTTCGTCGCGGCCGCGGTGGCCGCGCGTCTTCGGCGACATCCCGTGCGGAATGGCGCGCTCGATGGCGCTGCGCAGTGGCCCCAGGTTATCGGGCAAGTCGCTGGCCGTCAGCGTGGTTTTCGCCGCCATCATACCGCACCCGATATCCACGCCCACCGCCGCCGGAATCACGGCGCCCAGCGTGGGAATCACGCTGCCGATGGTCGAACCTTTACCCAGGTGGACGTCGGGCATGACGGCGATATGCTTGTAAATGAACGGCAGGGTCGCCGTGTTGCGTAATTGTTTTTTGGCCGCTTCTTCGACAGGCACGCCACGGGTCCACATTTTCACGGGACGGCTGCCTTCGGCATGCAGGACTTCGTATTCTTTCATATGTTCTCTCTTCTCATGTTATCCGGGGGGGATGACCAGGATTGGTGAAACGTTGCCGACGCATCGGCCCTGGATGTAGTTCCACCGGCATTCATCCGTACGACAACCCGACAAGGTGGGACAGGATCTTCTGGCAAGCTCACTGCGCCTGCCAGGCCGGTTTGACGCGGCTAAGCTATGTAATCCTGTCGGCATTCGGGGTACTACGGCGCATGACAAGGTTGGACAGGACGTCTGTTATGTAGTCTTGTCCGCATTCATGCGCTTTACTTCAACAACTTGCAACATCGATGGCGTCGATTTCTCCCACCCAGTGCGCGGGGTCCAGCCGACCTGCAGCAAAGGCGGCGATAATCCTGAATACGTCATCGGAAAAACCACCGATGTTCAGGATATCCTCGCGCTCCATCGCCTGCGTCGTGGCGTGCGGCGCAATATCGATGCACACCAGTTTCGCTTGCGGATTGCGCTGCTTGAAGACAGTCCACTGTCCCATGGTCGCTGTTGCGCCGCTGCGTCTGGCGTCGATCCACGATTCGTTATCAGAGACATAAATCACCAGGTCCGCCAGCTCCTTCTTGCTGTTCATCCGCAGCAGTGGCGCACTGCAATTGGTGCCGCCACCTCCGATGGCCGCCAGCCTTGCCGCGTTCTCCATCACCGTGCCCTGCGCATCGAGCTGGCATGTCACCACGCTTTGCTCGAATGGCAGCACCATGGCGTCCGGATTCTTGCGCAGCATGGCCGCCGCCACCAGGGCCGCCACGTCGATGCAACGTACACTCGAGGTAGCGCTACCGCGAAAACCGCTGACGGGCGAGGACATCGAGCCGGAAACGTCGGGACACACCACCACCCTGCCCGCTATCCGCGGCACGTTCAGCAGCGATATTTCCAGCGCCTGCTCCAGCGCATTGCGCACGATGGCGGGCACGCTCTCGCTGGCGGCCATGCAGGCCGACATCAACTGGTACGGAAATACCCGCGCCCGGTCAATCGCCTCGGAATCGCGCAGCTTCGCGGCAATCAATTCCGGCATGCCGTCGATCGCATACACGCCGTGGCGGCCAAAGGTGTTCAGATTCATGCGCACCATCTGCCAGCTGCCCTGGCGGGCGATCTGCGCCCAGTCCCGGGCAGACAAGGGTAGCGCCGTCAGCATCTGGAACGGCACTTCCGGTATCGCTTGCGCTGGATCAAGCTTGTAAGCCTCGAACGCGGCCAGCGCCGGCGGCAGTGCCTTGGCATCGTACTGCTTGCCGATCAGCCAGGCAAAAAACGCTGCCCGCCAGGCATCCTGCGGTTTCGGGTGCACCATATTCACCACGTCGGCCAGCGAAGGTGCATTGCCCACGGCTGCGGCCAGCAAAACCTGCTCCGACGCGCTGTTCAACCATGCCTGCACCAGTTTTTTCGGACGCGACCCCAGCGACTTGCGGCCCACGGCGCCCGAGCGCATGATCTGCACGAAGTTGCGCAGCATTTTGCCATTGTTGATGACGCGCTCGAAAGCTGGCGGAAATTCCGCAGCGCCCTGCGCCGCCAGCACCGCCACCAGCAAGGCCGGCATGTCTTTCATGTAGCCCCGTTCGCGGCAATACACGGCCGTTTTCGCAATGAAGGCCGGCTCCACGGCTTTGCACAGTTCCAGCACCCTCGCCAGCTGCGCTTCGGCGCTCGCATAGAACGTCGTGTTCAGGCAGCCCGTGGCCGCATACTGGGCCAGCTGGTGGCGTGGCGTCAGCGCGTAGGCTGGCGCGCCTTCCGCGTTGAAGCCCAGTGCGGCTGGCAGCAAGCTGGTTTGTTTAGTGCTTTGGAATAGCCGCAAGTTGGCCATGATGTGATCCTCTCTTCTACTCGTTTTATCTCGTTTGTATCCTCTCTATTGCAAGCGCTGTGCCAGCTTTTCCGTCCTCGTCAAAAAAGATCATAAGTCATTGATTTTATGAAATAATATTTTCATCTATATTTTTCAACGGGCATTAGCAGGCATTGCGATTTCGAATACAATTATATTTTCAGATAAATTCTTATCCAAAATATGCAAGCAAAACGCACTGTCGTCATCGGCTTTCTCGGCACGCAACTCGACAATGGCAGGGGCGCGGCACGCTGGGAGAAGTGGCGCCCCAGCATCGCCCTGACCCAGCACGAGGACAAGATCATCGACCGTTTCGAGTTGCTGTACGCAGGCAGCCAGTTCAGCAACCTGGTGCAGCAGGTGTCGCAGGATATCGCCAGCGTCTCGCCGGAAACCGAATTAATCGCGCATGCACTCCCCATCAGCGATGCCTGGGACTTCGAGAACGTGTACGGCGCCCTCTACGATTTCGCCAACAACTACCCCTTCGATCCGAACAAGGAAGACTATTGGATCCACATCACCACCGGTAGCCACGTGGCGCAAATCTGCATGTTCCTGATGACGGAGGCACGCTATTTCCCAGGCCGCCTCGTGCAGACATCACCGCCCAAGCGCCAGGCTGCCGGCAATCCCGGCAGCTACGCACTGATCGACCTCGATCTGTCCCGCTATGATCAGATCGCCCAGCGTTTTACGCGCGAACAGGCCGAAGGCGTGGCATTCCTGAAGTCCGGCATCGCCACGCGCAATGCGAAGTTCAACGCCATGATCGAGGAAATCGAGCGCGTCGCCATCAAGTCCCGCGCCCCCATGCTGCTGATGGGACCTACGGGCGCCGGCAAATCCTTTCTCGCGCGCCGCGTGTATGAACTGAAAAAATCGCGCCACCAGATCGATGGCAAATTCATCGATCTCAATTGCGCCACCCTGCATGGCGACGGCGCCGCGTCCACCCTGTTCGGCCATATCAAGGGTTCATTCACTGGCGCCGGCGTGGACCGGCCAGGCTTGCTGCGCAGCGCACACAAGGGATTGCTGTTTCTCGATGAAATCGGTGAGCTAGGGCTAGACGAACAGGCGATGCTGCTGAAAGCCATCGAAGAAAAACGCTTTTTCCCTGTAGGTGCGGACACGGAAGTGCAGAGCGACTTCCAGCTGATCGCCGGCACCAACCGCGACCTGGGCAAGGAGGTAGCCGCCGGCCGCTTCCGCGAAGACCTGTATGCGCGCATCAACCTGTGGACCTATGAATTGCCTGGCCTGGTGCAGCGTCCGGAAGACATCGAGCCGAACCTGGAATATCTGCTGGCGCAATATGGCGCCGAAACGGGCGAAAGAGTGCGCTTCAACAAGGAGGCCCGCGAACGCTTCATGCGTTTCGCCACCTTGCCCACCTCAGCATGGAATGGCAATTTCCGCGATCTGTCGGCCGCTGTCACGCGCCTGGCGACTCTATCGGAAGCGGGTCGCATCACGGATGGTGTGGTCGACGAAGAGATCAAGCGCCTGCAGCGGATGTGGCAGCATCATGGTGGGCGTAGCGCTCATCCGGAAGTGGACCTGGCAGCGATCATGGGAGAGCAGGCTGCTGCGCAACTCGACCTGTTCGATGCGTTGCAGCTGCAAGCAGTCATCAAGGTATGCCGGCAATCGAACAGCCTGTCCGATGCGGGCCGCACGCTGTATGCCGTCTCGCGTGCCGTGAAAACCAAGCCGAATGATGCGGACAGGCTCAAGAAATTCCTGGCCCGCTTTGACCTGGAATGGCACAGGGTATGTTGACTTAATTAAACGACAAAGGCAGCGCGCAGCGCTGCCTTTTTTGTATCCAACCGTCTTGCAACACAAAGCAGCAGACGAAAAAAAACCCCACCGGAGTCCGGTGGGGTTTTCTTCTACTACGAATAACAAGCCTGACGATAACCTACTTTCACACTGGTTGCAGCACTATCATCGGCG is from Janthinobacterium sp. 61 and encodes:
- a CDS encoding TonB-dependent receptor — protein: MQHRFRLNTIASLFVAGSATLAPHAFAAESADLAAGQVMDMVVVSGSRIAHPSQEVPASIDVVDSARIQEGQIRVNASEALAAVPGLVVQNRQNYAQDLQISSRGFGARSAFGVRGVKLISDGIPASMPDGQGQAATFNLDTAERIEVLRGPFSAIYGNHSGGVIQLFSKDGQNPPSVELNVTGGSYGTSKVDLSAQGQAGGIGYVLDGSRFRTDGFRDHSAATREQAFGKITVKPNADSKLTIVANSLHQGNTQDPLGVTWATFAANPRAGETDTTDTQNPKRTFAERYNTRKSIDHQQIGATYEQAFGDDRLHVTVYGGNRDVIQYQAFNKGFQAPPKHSGGVVDFQRQFYGIDTNWLHVNQLAGGKLSTTIGIDYGRSSDDRTGYENYIGNGFGVKGKLRRDEQDVVSSLDPYIQAEWQSGPWLLSAGVRYSKMKVAVNDHFLSNGDDSGSLEFSHTTPVLGLLYKLTPSVNVYASAARGFEAPTLNELFYSGTGGGFNYQLKPATSTNLEAGIKARINSNTHVNAALFQIKTSDELVVDQSSGGRTSYRNGGKTLRQGMEVSLDSSLPYGFTTKVALTSLHAVYDQAFGSVREGSRLPGVPSANLFAELAWKDTLDRFGAALESVASNQIYAEDSNSEKPAPGYTVFNARVNAKQNAGKWRFKEFARLNNLFDKTYVGSVIVGDSNKRYYEAAPGRNWLLGASAQYSF
- a CDS encoding ABC transporter substrate-binding protein, which produces MRSFQFRGARAMLSLACLALCAAAPARADWQKVQQSGSLKVAVYNEFAPFSDKGAGIDIDIAEALAKKLGLKLSLLPFPAGENLNDDLRNMVWKGHYLGYGPADVMLHVPVDKKLMADNDKVEIFAPYYVETVRLARSAQAVPQFDGIASLAGKRIGVEKVSIAAMLMLGEDNGKYRDDVRIFDTAAEALQQLQAGQLDAVLANRSEIESVLKSDSAFPLSEVAFARLPRAGWAVGLAVSRQQLDVAKLLQAAMNEMAASGELKAIFEKYGVKEARP
- the pedF gene encoding cytochrome c-550 PedF, translated to MTYSIRTLLGVAAAGAVALTSLLTLPHAYAHGNVTPQGVDTTGLPKVGDKWLEQNPYRGNKLALTVGTSAYNQNCARCHGIEAISGGIAPDLRQLDRDCFGIKNETKKQACYKETDNYFLATIRHGKVRNGAVYMPPFEGVFNQEAMWAIKTYLETRRDSN
- the rtcA gene encoding RNA 3'-terminal phosphate cyclase, producing MIEIDGAQGEGGGQILRSALSLSMITGRPFRLTNIRAGREKPGLLRQHLLAVQAAAAICGARTTPLALRAASLEFMPGPIRGGDYRFAIGSAGSCTLVLQTLLPALLHADGPSTVRISGGTHNPMAPPVHFLQRAYCPILQQMGAEVEIALQRYGFHPAGGGEVIATVQPCPRLRPIALLQRGERKAGYAESVLAGVHVNVAQRELERVASGMGWSGKQLRIVGLPAEQGPGNVLLLTLEHEHVTEVFTSFGEKYLLAESVAKRLLNEVRAYLKTDAAVGEHLADQLLLPMALAGGGTFTCSKVSQHALTNAEVISRFLPVRITFEQQERASICTVASV
- a CDS encoding RtcB family protein, producing the protein MKEYEVLHAEGSRPVKMWTRGVPVEEAAKKQLRNTATLPFIYKHIAVMPDVHLGKGSTIGSVIPTLGAVIPAAVGVDIGCGMMAAKTTLTASDLPDNLGPLRSAIERAIPHGMSPKTRGHRGRDEGSWHTPPSVVDAAWLQLKDEFDAICLKTPKLKNTNNYRHLGTLGSGNHFVEVCLDEQGSVWFMLHSGSRGVGNAIGTHFIELAKQDMRTHFINLPDQDLAYLAEGTQHYDDYVEAVGWAQRFARNNREVMMQNLIAAVRTVIHKPFQTHVEAVNCHHNYVQKEHHFGKDVLVTRKGAVSARAGELGIIPGSMGAKSFIVRGKGNAESFHSCSHGAGRTMSRTEAKRRFNLADQIRATEGVECRKDENVIDEIPMAYKDIDAVMLAQRELVDVVHILKQVVCVKG
- a CDS encoding RNA-binding protein, with the protein product MLPAALGFNAEGAPAYALTPRHQLAQYAATGCLNTTFYASAEAQLARVLELCKAVEPAFIAKTAVYCRERGYMKDMPALLVAVLAAQGAAEFPPAFERVINNGKMLRNFVQIMRSGAVGRKSLGSRPKKLVQAWLNSASEQVLLAAAVGNAPSLADVVNMVHPKPQDAWRAAFFAWLIGKQYDAKALPPALAAFEAYKLDPAQAIPEVPFQMLTALPLSARDWAQIARQGSWQMVRMNLNTFGRHGVYAIDGMPELIAAKLRDSEAIDRARVFPYQLMSACMAASESVPAIVRNALEQALEISLLNVPRIAGRVVVCPDVSGSMSSPVSGFRGSATSSVRCIDVAALVAAAMLRKNPDAMVLPFEQSVVTCQLDAQGTVMENAARLAAIGGGGTNCSAPLLRMNSKKELADLVIYVSDNESWIDARRSGATATMGQWTVFKQRNPQAKLVCIDIAPHATTQAMEREDILNIGGFSDDVFRIIAAFAAGRLDPAHWVGEIDAIDVASC
- the rtcR gene encoding RNA repair transcriptional activator RtcR, which encodes MQAKRTVVIGFLGTQLDNGRGAARWEKWRPSIALTQHEDKIIDRFELLYAGSQFSNLVQQVSQDIASVSPETELIAHALPISDAWDFENVYGALYDFANNYPFDPNKEDYWIHITTGSHVAQICMFLMTEARYFPGRLVQTSPPKRQAAGNPGSYALIDLDLSRYDQIAQRFTREQAEGVAFLKSGIATRNAKFNAMIEEIERVAIKSRAPMLLMGPTGAGKSFLARRVYELKKSRHQIDGKFIDLNCATLHGDGAASTLFGHIKGSFTGAGVDRPGLLRSAHKGLLFLDEIGELGLDEQAMLLKAIEEKRFFPVGADTEVQSDFQLIAGTNRDLGKEVAAGRFREDLYARINLWTYELPGLVQRPEDIEPNLEYLLAQYGAETGERVRFNKEARERFMRFATLPTSAWNGNFRDLSAAVTRLATLSEAGRITDGVVDEEIKRLQRMWQHHGGRSAHPEVDLAAIMGEQAAAQLDLFDALQLQAVIKVCRQSNSLSDAGRTLYAVSRAVKTKPNDADRLKKFLARFDLEWHRVC